The sequence below is a genomic window from Plasmodium coatneyi strain Hackeri chromosome 13, complete sequence.
atttttaaagaagaacaacagcaacaaacCACAGTTccccatcatcatcatcatcgtcatcattaTCATTATCATTATGACGATCGTGATCATGACATGTCTACGAACTTTGGCAGTGTGGAGAGTATTTTTAATGAACCAAATGATGAATATGCTGATGACGTGTCCACGAACACTTACTCATGCAAGAGTGAATATACTGGTACGGATTACTACGATTCCTATGGGAATCTCTACCATGTAGTGGACGAAAATAATGGACATGAACGAGCAAAGGCAAAAGCAGGAGTACATTTACCCATGCTAGATGAACATCCTACAAAAGaacataaatattataagagtttcaaaaatgttcaaaagagaaatagtgtaaaggagaaaatatacaaGCATATACCATTCCTATGCAAGTTCTTTAAGGAAATCGATACTGAAGTCGAGTCAGAAATTAGACGTTATTTGGACATtaaggagagagaaaaacaaaattaccCAGTcagaaaagtaaaagggacgcaaaaactttttaattttcttagCATGTACAGAGCATTTATCCCTCTTGATGTGCTCGGAACACTTTCACACTGTTATTTTTAGTATTCCTACTAACATTTCAACTCTATTTCACACCTTCCTTACTGCCCACTATGGCCGCTGCTTTGGTTTGTGGTGGATATGGTTCCATGGTATTTTATTACAAgcggaaattaaaaaaaataaaacgctTGAGAAGACATATAAAAGAATTAGGGGCCGCGAGAAATAAGGACGATGACTAAACAAATTAAGAGTATCCTATACAATGtccctaaaaaaaatgttaattcGAATCTCCTAATAAAggtgtaaaggaaaatataccTACACATAGGTGCgccctttcgtttttttttcgtatttccCGAATTATGCCATTCACTGCTCCCTAtggcaaaaatattttttctactttctccatacacatattttttttttctcctttgtttTGTCCAcacttcattttcattttttcattcttgtCAAGTTAAATTTGTTTGATATCTTCCGCATGTTACGTATATGCAGAATTAAACCCAAATTTGTTAACAAACTTTCGACGTGCGCCTTGCGATGTGCACCCTATTTGGTGTGTTTGGAACAAACCCATGGAACACCCATCGTGAAAGCGCGGACCTCCTTTAACAACTATCCCACAAACgtcacggaaaaaaaaaaaaaaaaaaaaaaaaaacagaaaaaaattctcctaAGTTCATTCACgcttgtgtgtgtatacacatgcgTGACTACTACATTTGTGTTTGTGCATACATGGTTTGTTGTGCCGTTGTTCCATCGCGCTGCTCCCCTACCTTAAACAATCTCCGTCACACACAGTCAcgcatccttctttttttcaacactGTTCACACGTTGTTGTACGCATGATGGGAAATTCGgcatggaggaaaaaaaaaaaactaccgATCGAACGGAAATGGTCTAGTGTACCAACGGGAGGTAAACCTTCCAAATCGAGCGATTGGAATTTTTGACGAGCGGAATATGAGCGAACAACTCTCTTCGTCCCTTGCCGggaagtgaattttttttccttttttccttttttttctttctttccgtTACTTTGCTATTGCTACGTATTGTTTCGTTTGTTGCCATTCCACatgagaaataaaaaaaaaaaaggaacaaaggcTACTTTATCGAATTTGCTGCCATAGAAAAGGCAGCCAATGGGGGTAATATGTTACTATGGATTTGTTAGCGTACCGCATGTGAGGATGTCCATTGTGTGAGGActaaaatgaaggagtacgtaaaaaagaacatactcacacacatgcacatatatttacgtgCGTACACCCCCATCTTGGCGTTAATAATGCCTTATACCGGGAACAACCATTTACACATTGAATGCATCGACGTAGGGGCAACTCATTCTTGAGAAGGAAAATCAGCTTGCTCTTTCGTTCTCTCCCTTCAGCGTAACCAATTGTTCAGATATGCTTCACTTAGGAACTGTAAAGGGGAGGACATGCCGCAATTTGTGCAGTTACTTGACGTAAGCGGGTGGGTTATATTGTTTCGGCTATGCACCGCGGAcaatgggaaaaagaaaaataagcacATATAAAGCGCTCCCTTTTCTGCTGGCGTAAATAGGGCACAGCGATGGAACATACGCGCATAATTAAGTACACATAATATGCATCACGTATAAGTACACCGAAAAGTAAaggtttatatttttttctaagttcattgttattttgttcaatttcacaatttttacgtTGATTGGCCTCGTTCTGCTTTTTATCCATACAAGGGTTAATgccctatttttatttccgcCCCTTTGGAATAACACTTGGTTCAACAAATAAGGACTTATGTTCATCTTGATAAGAAGGATAACTCGAAAATGGATTCAGCGGTAAGGGAGCCAGCCTCGAGCGATTTGGGAGTTCACTGTATTTGTGAGGATACATACGCGACCGTACTTGGTGCCGTCCCCACAAGAAGATAAacacatatacaaaaaaGCAACTATATTGTGTTTGTTcaactttgtttttttgttccccacCCTGTTCGTCCTGTTAAACTGTATATGTGTGAtcgacaagggggaaaagtaCTAAGCGCGTGCCCACGAtttaatgattttttttttttttttttgccttagAAAATTCACTTAGAAATAAATGCGGGGAAGTGTATCTATGATGGCAAGACAGTGAAGCCTGATAGCCGAAAGGGCAAACTTGTCCTCTAcaaggtaaaagaaaaattgtgcaagGACTTTCGACAGTATGCTATAGTTCTCTTTATGAGTCACGCCGAGCAGTGATAAAAGTGATGTCCGTgcatcttcccttcctccgtCTGCTAATATGCGCTTGTATTAATTCCACAATTTgactatttcctttttttctttgttctttttccaccCCATGAACTGGCAAACCATTTttattgtgaaaaaatgaaaaacagaTATGCGACAATTTGTACAACTTCCAGTGGATCAACAGGGAAAATAACAAAGTGGAGGTATGTTTTCGAGGCCAAAGTATATGCCCACAAAATAATGCAGACactttttacctgaacatgCTGAATGAAACAGCAGACTCCACCACCTCCTATATGAGCATGCTAACCATCTGTGCCGTCCCATCCCATTACATTTAGGACAATTTGATTTTAACCAAAAGCATATCCCTCGAAAGAGTTGAGCAGTGCAAAACTGGGCGGGTGTATCTCCTCAGGAACAAATTGCGAGGTAAGAAAGCATTAGCATATACCCAAATGGGTTACCCTTCCAAATGGGACAAGATACCAAACGTATGGTTGAGCTCCCCTCCTTTCCTAGTTGGACGGATgatagggggaaaaacaaaaaaatcgCAAAATATATACCAATTCAGCGGTCTAAACGACTGGATGCGTTTTTATGGGGTTATtagcacatacatataaatttatgcctaccttttcttttttctccctccagGAGAGCTGTCTTTTTATTGGATGCAAGACTATGATGATTCGAAGGACGAAGTAAGTTAAAGCATTTATTCTTAGGGGAGAAGGAggcattattatttttttctccatggCCTAATTGGTACATTTGGCCAGTTAGCCAGTTGGCACAGTGTCCCTAATCTTGCTGCATAAGGgcacttattttttaccGCATGGACTTCATTTTCCTATCGCAACATCACCGCGCAGGTGTTCGTGAAGAAATTCAACTCTATCATAGCAAACGAATTGTCCAAGGGTGAGACCTGTGCTGTGGTTGCTCCTCCGACGTGTGCTGTGATAGGGGGGATGCACTCACAAGTGTGTACCTCCAAGGAgccttatatacataactaGTAATGCACCCTGATATGCCTGTCCTCTcttcgttcctttttctaTCATCCTATTGCAGATATTGGGAGCAAAAGAAGGTATAACCAAAATGATTACTCGACCGGGTTGTCTGACTTGCTATTTGCGCACAATAGAAATTTGCTAGGCGCGGACTCGAAAAACGGTAAGCCATCACAAGGGGCAAAGAAAAATGCTTCAGATGTTTCtctattttgttttcctaATTAGTATACCTCCATTTGTACACTTCTgtatgaaatgaaaaatggcacttctcctttttttctttttttttcccccccgaaTTGGTAGCGATTTCCTTTAAGGActtttttgtgaaggaaaatttttctaaaTTGCTTGAAATACCCGAGGCCTACGAGGAACTGAAAATGTTATAAGCCACCAGGAGAGAAATGAAGACGCGAATGCCCtgcatttgtgtgtgttttaTATACCCATTTGTACGGACGATGTGCCCTATGGATGAGCATCTCCGCCGCTGCCAATTTGTGGACCAATTAGAACCCTTCCCTACATATCCTCATCTGGGAAACACCTTTTCCGTAATGCGCTCAGGCACATGCCGTCCGGGTATCAGAACAAGTACGACATTATGGACTTAATAAATAGCAGAGCTCTGAACCCCAACTTGAAGTCGCTTGACATGTCCCTGCCGTCCCACCTGAATTTCATCTTGATGTCCTTGAGTAAGTCGCATGTGCACGTGATCCGCATGAGCGTACAATTAAATATGCGCACATTTGTATGTGCCACCGGCGGGCATACCCTTGCCGTGTTGCTACCATTTcgcgttcattttttttccttccattttttcattttattttattctacttcattttttcccccactctGGCCCCCTCAGACTTACCCTCACCAGAAGGCAACATCAGCGACCGTaaggaaaaacagaagaGACGGCGGAGTTGTCTCacgtttccattttgagaaTCGCTTTGTGATAACCTTTTCTGTGCgtgttcccttctttccttccttgcaaAATTGCAGCAATGGAGTATTTAGTTGAAGCgttggaaaataaatataaaaaggaagaaaacaactGATGCGTGTAGCAGGGTTGCGCGCACACAGAGAGGAAGACAGTGAGAAGCAAGTTGGTGTCTATTTCCCAAAATTGTGcatgaagaacaaaaaaaaaggcatttgAAGGAACCTCAAGAAGAGGCaatatgcgaaaaaaaaaaaaaaaaaaaaagcagagtaAATCGCAGCAAAATTGGGAACAACGAAataacaaaaagggggggttaaaagggaaaaaattaaaaagtcaAATTCGTGCATCGTTGACACgccatatgtgcacattcaaaACGAACGCACCACACTGGTCACACCTCTTCAAATCACTTGGATGATACCAAATGAGATATCAAACCAGCAAAGTACAACAgagatgaaaataaaattccctTGGACGCGTTGCTCTGTTCGAAGTCTTTCTgtaaagtggggaaaaaggaaaaatgcgcAAATGGGAATGAGTTCACACAGTGCGGGAAAGTAATTTACACGCACATGCGCGGTTAACTGTAAACGAGGgggtttgtttgtttttttttccccccatgtgTGTGTTTACACAACTTGTGCGTTCGCTTAATCTCACCTCCTCGGTGTTTTTCTCCATAACGCTTTCCGTGTACAACCTGGACCAATCGAAACGACGGCAGAGAGACTTTTTGGGAATTTTCAGCTCCACGTCCTCTTTGCTCGTTTCGACCACGTTATATAGGAGCTTGTAAAACAGATCACTTCTGTCACACTTCTTGTCATACGTTTCGTCATCCTCCAGTTCTTCAATGTTGGCAATGTCGCTGTAGGGGTCCTTTTCCCTCCAGGAGTAGTTGTTCGCCTTGTTCACTTTGCCTGCAGGGGGGGGGACAGAAAAGGATGGAAATGAGAAGAGGGGAAGACAACGATAAGGGAAAGGTACTCATCGAAGTAACCGCATTCTGTCGAATCATCACATTTGCGTGCACCTGCTTCTTCGAACACGCTTGTTCACCGCGCCGGGATACTAGCGCGTTATGTCCTTCCTTACCATCCACCAAACGCGCACAAAAGATGAGCGCGTCGTCCATGTTCTTTATAGTTTTCTGGCTGTTCTCAAAGACATATTCGCAAAAGGTAGATACGTACAGATCCGTGTCTTCATCGATAAAGTAAACATCGACCAGTAGAATAGCATTCATCACAAGGGGGACTAACACCCTCAGAGAATGGATCCTCTCGAAAGGAGTGTAGtgacaaaaaatgggaagaaacgAAAGGAAGTGTGTACTCTCGGGACTAAATCTGAACACCAACTCTATGCAAAAGTTCAGAGCAATATacaaacaaattaaaattcGATACTTTTCATTGTCTTTTCCATAGGTATACAAAAAGCCAAAGATAAATGAAATGGCAAATTGAAATATCGCTATGATGATTATTTCtacgtaaaaaaagtttGTAATTTCGCTTCCAGCAAAATCTCCAAATCtgtcatatatgtattttttcttttcatttgatAGAATTTCGTATGCTTctcttattttattaaaccGCTCGAATGAATCTGCTTCTTTGTTCTTGTCTGGATGGTACACTCGGGATAACTTTCTGAATGACTGTTGAATGTCTGTCTTCGATGCGTAAGCGTTTAACTGTAGAACTTCGTACAAATTTTGGTTCGTTTTTCTCAGTTCGTATATGCCCACACAGAAGAGGAGCAGTAGCGCTATGTACACTCCGTACTCCCGCTTGCCTTTGTTCCATGACCTATTCGGTCCTATTAACCACTTGGTCAGTGGCGCGATGATGATCATGTGGATGATTatctcctccattttgaggTGGGCGCGTCGCGCTTGTTCTTCGGTTGAGGAGTGTTACGCCAAAATGGTGCTGCGCCGAAATGTTACAATGCTACAATACGGTTACACCTTTTGACAGCTCAACAGAGGTGAGCACTTCCAAAAGTGATGGTGGTCAAGCAACTAGGTTGAAATGCGCATCCACGGGGGGTCCCAAAAGGGAGCATACAAATGACGAAACGCAGAATGGTGCGAAAACGGGGCGACAAAAATCACACAACTCGGTTGGTGCAAAAATTATACATCAatgtatttttctattttgcgAATCTGCGCAGCCAACTCAATGGCTTATACAAACACGTATATACACGCACGTATAACCCTACACCCGTCTGTTAGTCCTCAAGGTGGAAAAGTCTTCTTCACTAAGAAGTTCCACCTGGCAGATCATTTTAGGCAAACGTTCCACGCTCGTatgttgtatatgtacaaataGAGCGCCGGAAATACTAACACAAAGCACGAGGACTGTAAACGGGGTGCAGGGAAAATATAGAGCTAGGCGTTCGTTAAGTTGGCCGCCTGCTGATCGTGCGCGTGACATACCAAATGAACACtggagaaggagaagctaGCTGCAAGTAGCGTTAGTAGGAATCCTTATGGAGATCCTATTGGGCCCCTGCAAAATGGTTCTGCGCGGGTGGCCATGCAAGCGTCCAGCGCAAAGGGccagcacaaaaaaattgcgcaaaaAGTATGGGCATACTGTTCATACAAATATTTTCAAGTATGCTCATATGACAGTACTCCCTCGCAAGAGAATATGCCAAAACATCAATTCTGTgattaaaacaaaaaaaatatatatatatcgcaGAAAATACTGCAGTAGATAACTAAGctacataaatgtacatcATACAGCCAAAattacaaattaaaaaattgacaaatgTTAATTAACAGCATATTTGATGGATCTTTCTTTCGATCacattcactttttttatttttatgcatcAGAAGTGTggaggaaaatggaaaaaaaaaaaaaaaaaaaaaaaaaaaaaaacgctacATTCGTGTAACGCAATGTAATCGCAAAAGCAcctataaaaatggaacgaaCAGATGAACGGATAAGCAAAATGCAAGAAGCATTCCTCCCGCACGATTTCTTCACATCAGAAAGTGCCAAATGAACAATGCGCAAGTAAAGCGTAAAATATGAATCCTGAAACGTAGATCGTAAAGccataataatacatatgtatacgtgCGTATGATTACGCGGCATTGTGGAAGGGTTCCCAGAACGCTTTTGCGTTTCTCCCGAACTGAGTAACAGTGCATGTCGCATCAAATTTTCGCGGAGAAAAGGCGAAATGTCGAcgtgttttttgttttaaaattaaagcaAGATGAAATATTTTGACAATGGAGGTGGAAGGCGTTCGGGCGGAAAAACTACGTCATAGTAGAAGATGCAACAGGAAGAAGCTTGTCAAATCGTAGAAACCATGTATGTAGGTTAAACTATAAGGCTGTTTTTAGGAACCCCCGTGAtgccttttccttcaaatatatgaaaaggctttttcaaaattgtttCAAATTGGCTTCAAACCGCGCGCGCAAGGACATGTGTGCCTTCTTACACGGGGTATACTTTGACATATGTTGTTGGTTCCTCCATGTTGTGGGCATGTCTCACAGTTAATGCAAGGAGTGTTAACTTGCCCCTtggagtggaaaaaaaaaaaaaaaaaaaatgacgcagTTCGGTTGGCATTTCACAACGCGTAAAAGGGCCaattatgcacaaaaaaaagtcgtgaaaaaattatcttcGTAATGACAGAAGTAGTACTAATGAAAAAGCACACATGTGGAGGACACAGGttaaccccccctttttcctgcCACTGCGCACTACTGATATCGAATGCTAATTTTGCTCTTGCGTAGCTGAATGCGCCGACGGATGATCTCCCGCATGGACATATTTTTCTCACTCGTGTTGCCAATCCCAGCATTGTAATTGGTCCACACGTTCCCCAAGTTGGCGTAGTAATCCATGGGGTATATCTCTTTATATTTAACTGCTTGCAAAAAAACATAAGCTTCATAACTATTTAACAGAGGTTTGGAGTTGTAATTCCCCCAGTCGATGGACAACCTTGGACAGCCTATTTGTATAAAAACATCGACATTTTTAAACAAGGctaatttttcattaaatattTCGGACAataaaaggataaaaaaatatatatttttttgcttgacaagatttaaaatgttttgtAAAATGTTGACATTTCCCTGTCTTCCCAAAGTACTTAAAATAATGCACACACTTCTACAGTtggagcatttttttatttcattttttcgtatCTCGTGAAAAAGGGAgtagttatatttttcctctgttattattttgttaaatGGATTGTATCGATAGAAGGAGAAATCAGGGTTGTGTATCATTAGGCTTTCCAAATGAAACCTCCCATCTGCTATGAAGACAATTTTGACTTggtttttttgtaaaaattgtttgCACTCGTTTATGATGAATTGTTCACTGTGATGGCTGTCTTTGTCATCCTTTGGGGGGATATCCCCAGAGGGGTATTTctctccttctgcttccccGCCTGATGAGCGGCCATTTTGTCTGGGCTCCACCTCGTTCTCCGCAATCAGCCccccttctcctttcctcACAACGTGCTCATAGAGAAAGCGGTACAAATTGGGGGAAGTGCATCCGAGTACCTCTCCCTTGGTTAAAGGAAGCACTTGTGGGATGGGCAGGAAAAGgtcaaaataattttctttctttaaaatgCTATGCACATTGTGTACAAGGCAGGAAAATTGTATTGTACCAAGGAGCAAAACAATGTCACtctttttgaaatttttttttatc
It includes:
- a CDS encoding Diphthamide synthesis protein → MNQIREKNETFEEKKERKKIHCAIPKFILNNELLQKAIKKCFPENYNFEIYKCIDIILKEKFKNIVLQLPEGLLIWGLYISEILYFFCDCVEDVIILGDVTYGGCCIDDYTSEKLNCDLIIHYGHSCLVPLTVTKIRCIYVFVDIKLNSSHLVETIKKNFKKSDIVLLLGTIQFSCLVHNVHSILKKENYFDLFLPIPQVLPLTKGEVLGCTSPNLYRFLYEHVVRKGEGGLIAENEVEPRQNGRSSGGEAEGEKYPSGDIPPKDDKDSHHSEQFIINECKQFLQKNQVKIVFIADGRFHLESLMIHNPDFSFYRYNPFNKIITEEKYNYSLFHEIRKNEIKKCSNCRSVCIILSTLGRQGNVNILQNILNLVKQKNIYFFILLLSEIFNEKLALFKNVDVFIQIGCPRLSIDWGNYNSKPLLNSYEAYVFLQAVKYKEIYPMDYYANLGNVWTNYNAGIGNTSEKNMSMREIIRRRIQLRKSKISIRYQ
- a CDS encoding DNAJ gives rise to the protein MEEIIIHMIIIAPLTKWLIGPNRSWNKGKREYGVYIALLLLFCVGIYELRKTNQNLYEVLQLNAYASKTDIQQSFRKLSRVYHPDKNKEADSFERFNKIREAYEILSNEKKKYIYDRFGDFAGSEITNFFYVEIIIIAIFQFAISFIFGFLYTYGKDNEKYRILICLYIALNFCIELVFRFSPESTHFLSFLPIFCHYTPFERIHSLRVLVPLVMNAILLVDVYFIDEDTDLYVSTFCEYVFENSQKTIKNMDDALIFCARLVDGKVNKANNYSWREKDPYSDIANIEELEDDETYDKKCDRSDLFYKLLYNVVETSKEDVELKIPKKSLCRRFDWSRLYTESVMEKNTEEKDFEQSNASKGILFSSLLYFAGLISHLVSSK